In the genome of Sulfuricurvum sp., the window CTTGAAGTGTGCCGCTATTGCTTCTTATTTCGCCAGTTTGTTGATTGTAAGAAATCAGTAACTTTGGTCTAGCACCGCCTATGGGTGATGCATTATTGACGATATTCATAAAATCTCTGATCGTTGTATTTTTTATATCATCCTCTAAAACAAGGCGCATCTCTTCTCGTAATTCTTTTGCACTGAGTGCGATGGCTGCTTCCATAATGTCTTCATGTTCTTTTGGTGCATACTCTATGGCACCCATACCGCGATCGGCGATGAACGTTAGCTTTTGCAGCAAGGTCACTTTATCGCAATCTTCCCCTTGTCGCTCAAAATAGCGATCAATAAATGGCATTCCATGCTTATCGGGAAGAGATTGAAAAAAAACTCCACTCATCCCATGATAGTAATCAAGTGAATCAGGATTGGTATACGCACTGGTGATTTTTTTGGTATTTAATTTCAGTAGTGAAATTTCAAGTCCGAGAGATGTAAATGCAGAGTCGTATTCGAAATAAATTCTTCCCATGTGCATAATCATCGACCCAATCTTATGCCCATAAAGATAAGCATCGACTTCTAAAGGTTTACGCATGTTATTTCCTTACCCGTTTTGGTAGAGGGTTTTTATTGGCAGCTTCTCGGATGTCGTCGAGACTTTGGATCTCATCATAGGCTATCAACCCTTCCAAATTCGAAATCATGTCTAGCGCATATAATACCTGTACCAGTGATATCAGACTGATTTTTTTCTGATAGATGAACTTTTGATAGGTAGCAATCGAAAGACCGGCAAGATCACAAAGGTCTTGTTGTCTCAGTTTTTTTCGCTTACGCGTTTTTTCGATAGTAACAATGAGTTCTTCAATGAATTCAAAAGGTGTTTTTAATTCAATCATAAACATCCAATAGTAAGTATTATTTAGTATAAATAAATATTGAACATATTATAGTATGTTTTATATAAATTGTAGTCAGTGTGTTTCTTTGTCAATATAATTATAAAAGGATAATAAATAATTTGATTAACATAAATTATCTAAAGTAGATTTGTCTGTCATATAAGAATTATCCCTTCAATATTATCTCCATTGAACTAAAAAAATTCTCTGCTTTAGGTGCTTTGCTCAATTGTAAGTTCATTTCAATATGCTAAAACGTTACGAGTCTTATTTGTTAGACAAAAAACATGGATTGAATTACATAAACTACGCCATTGACTTACTAATAAACATCTGATACAATTATCCTATGGAAATAGCTGAAACCACCTTTTTTACCCGAGAGATTACCCGTATCCTCTCGGATGAGGAATACAAAGAACTTCAAACTTTTTTGGTGGAACACCCTAAAAGCGGAGCGGTAATCAAAGGATCAGGCGGATTGAGAAAAATTCGCTGGTCCGTCAAAAACAGCGGTAAAAGCGGTGGAATACGAAACATCTACTATTATCATGAGGAAAACAGTCTTATCCTTATGATCTATGTGTATGAAAA includes:
- a CDS encoding type II toxin-antitoxin system RelE/ParE family toxin — encoded protein: MEIAETTFFTREITRILSDEEYKELQTFLVEHPKSGAVIKGSGGLRKIRWSVKNSGKSGGIRNIYYYHEENSLILMIYVYEKSKTSDLSPKQIEMLRKTFMGGL